The Mycobacterium seoulense genome has a window encoding:
- a CDS encoding zinc-binding dehydrogenase, with product MKSVTCTNAKLEVIDAPTPTPAKGQLLLDVLRCGICGSDLHARRHCDELADVMAESGYDAFMRSDQQVVFGHEFCGEVLDHGPGTRKAPRPGTRVVALPLLRRGKEVHGIGLSTMAPGAYAEQLLVEQSLTFAVPNGLPPETAALTEPMAVGWHAVRRGEVKKGDVAIVIGCGPIGLAVICMLKAHGVRTVIASDFSPGRRALATACGADIVVDPARDSPYATEAGRKHLQGILEAFDLAVGTIEKLQRLRLPWWHVWRAADAIGAATPKHPVVFECVGVPGIIDDIIAHAPLFSRVVVVGVCMGADRIRPAMAINKEIDLRFVLGYTPLEFRDTLHMLADGKVNVTPLITGTVGLSGVEAAFDALADPETHAKILIDPKSDAIRPV from the coding sequence ATGAAGAGCGTGACGTGCACCAACGCAAAGCTCGAAGTAATCGACGCCCCGACGCCGACCCCCGCCAAGGGGCAGTTATTGCTCGACGTCCTGCGGTGCGGCATCTGCGGATCGGATCTGCACGCACGCCGGCACTGCGACGAACTCGCCGACGTGATGGCCGAGTCGGGATATGACGCGTTCATGCGATCGGATCAGCAGGTGGTGTTCGGTCACGAATTCTGCGGCGAGGTGCTCGATCACGGTCCCGGCACTCGCAAGGCCCCGCGGCCCGGCACGCGCGTCGTGGCCCTGCCGCTGCTGCGGCGCGGCAAAGAAGTGCACGGGATCGGGCTGTCCACCATGGCGCCGGGCGCCTACGCCGAGCAGCTTCTGGTCGAGCAGTCCCTGACGTTCGCCGTCCCGAACGGGTTGCCCCCCGAGACGGCGGCGCTGACCGAGCCGATGGCCGTCGGGTGGCACGCCGTCCGGCGCGGCGAGGTGAAGAAGGGTGACGTCGCGATCGTCATCGGTTGCGGGCCAATCGGTCTCGCGGTGATCTGCATGCTCAAGGCACACGGGGTGCGCACGGTGATCGCCAGCGACTTCTCGCCGGGGCGGCGCGCGCTGGCGACGGCGTGCGGGGCCGATATCGTCGTCGACCCCGCGCGGGACTCCCCGTACGCAACCGAGGCGGGACGCAAGCATCTGCAAGGCATCCTGGAGGCGTTCGACCTGGCCGTCGGGACGATCGAGAAGCTGCAGCGGCTGCGGCTGCCGTGGTGGCACGTGTGGCGCGCCGCCGACGCGATCGGCGCCGCAACGCCCAAGCATCCCGTCGTCTTCGAATGCGTCGGCGTCCCGGGCATCATCGACGACATCATTGCCCATGCGCCGCTGTTCTCGCGCGTCGTTGTCGTCGGCGTCTGCATGGGCGCCGACCGCATTCGACCGGCCATGGCGATCAACAAAGAAATCGACCTGCGGTTCGTGCTCGGCTACACGCCGCTGGAGTTCCGCGACACCCTGCATATGCTCGCCGACGGAAAGGTCAACGTGACGCCGCTGATCACGGGGACGGTCGGGTTGTCCGGCGTCGAAGCCGCGTTCGATGCGCTCGCCGACCCCGAGACGCACGCGAAGATCCTGATCGACCCCAAGAGCGACGCTATCCGGCCGGTTTGA
- a CDS encoding PPOX class F420-dependent oxidoreductase: MPPTFADVIQSKYLLLTTFTKDGRPKPTPIWGVPDGDTLLVITDDGSWKTKRINNTPRVTLAKSAALGKPKSEAVEGVARVLPKSETRRVYNAVLRRYWYHAWWFYAHSIVRGGIDKVHVGLEIKPAG, translated from the coding sequence GTGCCTCCCACTTTCGCCGACGTCATCCAATCGAAGTACCTGCTGCTGACGACGTTCACCAAGGACGGCCGCCCCAAGCCGACACCGATCTGGGGTGTGCCCGACGGCGACACGCTGCTGGTGATCACCGACGACGGGTCGTGGAAGACCAAGCGGATCAACAACACGCCCCGGGTGACCCTCGCCAAGAGCGCCGCGTTGGGCAAACCCAAGAGCGAAGCGGTCGAGGGCGTCGCCCGAGTCCTGCCGAAGTCCGAGACGCGGCGCGTCTACAACGCCGTGCTCAGGCGGTACTGGTACCACGCGTGGTGGTTCTACGCGCACTCGATCGTGCGCGGCGGCATCGACAAGGTGCACGTCGGCCTGGAGATCAAACCGGCCGGATAG